GAAGAAATCATGAAGAACAAACTGAGCGACCTGCGGGACCACCTTTTGCGCAGCTTGAGGCTGTGCGCGAAGCGTCCGATGAGGACTTGGCCAAGGAGGTATCGCGCGCGCAATCCGTATCCGACATCAGCCGCGTATTGATCGAAAGCGCCAAGGTTGAGATCGACTATTTCCGCCACATAGGCGGCGAGAACAGCGCAAGCAGTTTCATTGAGTCGAAGCCGGCGCTGCCTCCAGGAAAGGTTACGCGCCAATGATCACGAAGAAAGCCGCGACGCCATCCGCCGATAACAGAAACGTGTCGCGACACGAGCGGAGGTAGGTATGTTTCTGACAGCAGAGGAAGTTGCCGACCTGACGGGCTATAAGAAGCCAGGAGCACAGATAAAGTGGCTGACCGCCGAACGCTACGGGTTCGCGGTAGGTGGTGATGGTCACCCGAAGGTGCTGCGCCAAGTTGTCATTGGGCG
The Pseudomonas poae DNA segment above includes these coding regions:
- a CDS encoding DUF4224 domain-containing protein, translating into MFLTAEEVADLTGYKKPGAQIKWLTAERYGFAVGGDGHPKVLRQVVIGRLGGIQSRKGPELRLG